The sequence below is a genomic window from Anopheles cruzii chromosome 3, idAnoCruzAS_RS32_06, whole genome shotgun sequence.
AAGCAGCCGGACGCCGATCGCTGGGCTGTCCGAAAGGTGCAGAAATGGTTGGCAtagcgagaaaagaaaaagtattAAATCGCTGCCGGTCCATCTTGTTTCGCCCAGTGGGACCAGTACTCGCTGATTGATGTCTTTATTAGATGGTACACGCTAGTGGATTTATTTAAACCGTAACTGAGGCGAGTCGAAACCCAAACGAATTTCCGACCCTTTTATCCACACAGTTCTTTGTGGATGGACGGTTACAAATGGGACACATAAATTCTTTTCTTCCTGCCGCGTAGTGTGTCGCGGAATCACGATCACTGCGCTTGCGCTCATTAGCCAGCCTCCGCGCTAGTCACCGACTAGTCCTGCAGGTTGCGCAACAGTACCAGTTTCCTAGTTCTCAGATTTAAATCACTTACGCACCGCACATCATTTGCATGCAGCATCGCGGCCGTAACTCTCGGCGGGCTCGCCCGGGCGCCCCGGCGAAAGGATAATGTTCGCACATTACGCCTCGTTACACCTCGCCTCGACGGCAGCACTTGGACGGACGGAACAAATCAGGCGCCCCATTTTACTTCGCGCGAATCGGGCAGGAATAATGCAAATAATGCTCCTTCTGTTTTGTGGAGCAAAACTTGCGTgttgcgttccttttttctgttgttcACTTCAGCCATATTTTGTGTGTACGACGCAAGCCGCAAACCTCCCGGCGCCTGGCCGGGCAATAAGGAAGTAGCCGATGCTGAGCTGAAAACCTTTAAAAAGTCGTCCACCGTCCCGGCCCAACCGGGTTCCCGTTGGTGGTAAGTGTACAAAATTAACGAGACCAGGATTATGAGACACACGCGGGCCAGTTTCCCCAGTTGCCCGTTGGAAGTGGCGCGGGAAAGGTGGCCAACATTCGGGTGGGAATGGCGGAAAGCGAAACTTGTTCTGTTGCACATGCGGTCATTTCGCGTATGCGCCTTCCCATTGGCATTGTCGCCGGAGAGCGTTCGCAACCGGGATGGGGCGGGATTCTGCGGACAATTTGAGCGGAGCTCGAGAGTGAAAGAAACTCGATCCAGTTCTTCCGCCTGGCACTGGGCGGGTGATCAGTGGGCTGCGGCGTACAAAATGTTGGTTCGCGATCGATAAACGCTTTGCGATTGTTCGCGAACGCAGCATTCGGGCGTTTTCGCACCTTCCTCCAGTATTCAAATCAGGTTGGACGTCGTCCGCCGTGAGACGTGACGTGAATGCACCGGGGTCCGTTTGTGGCGGTTTGAAGAATTTATGTAAtcgaaccaaccgaccggccgaacAGAAGCCAACGGACCCGGGGGTCGGTCGGGGTGGCGTGCCCTAATAACGGGTTCCCGAGACTTCGCTCGCGCAAGTCTTCTGTTTTGCGCGTGCGCGGCTGAGTCAGACAGGGGAATTGAAAACCGATCGCTAGGCGCAAGCGTGTGCCGGATCGGATGGCTTCGTGAGCATCGCACACGCCCCTATCAGCGAACGTATTGACGGCCAACACAATCTgacaaatggaaaatattggGTTAGTCGGCTGTGTGATTAGATAAACTAATCCTCCGGTCTGGCGTTGATGGATTTGGGTTGATTGACATTTTGGAATGTCTCCGCTAGCGGTTCCCGTTTGCTGGCCACACGCGTGCCCTCAACACCTGCTTTATCGTGATGCAACTGCGTTTTTGGTCTGTCGGTCAGTTTCCAAATCCGTTCCCATCGAAGATTAGTTACCGATAAACGTAAAATAACTTTCTTACAACATGATACGCGCTCATTATGGCCGTGATGAATATTGCGgtacgagcgagcgagttggTTGCGAGAAACGATTGCTTCTTTGTCCTCCGAGTGTAATTAACTCAACACCGATGGTCATAATGGCTGTTGGCGATTGCTTTTAAGATCCTTTCTGCGCGGTCGGGCGAcactggagcagcagcaagctAATCACTGACCACACTCCAAACCCATAGGAGCTCCAGATTGAATCAGGTGTGagccggtgtgtgtttgtgtgtcgcgAGTGTGTAGAAAATCGAGCACAAAACTAAtcagcaatcagcagcagGGGCAACCCGAACGCTGATCGATCCACCTGAACCAGTTTGCAAATGGTCCACAAATTACTGTGGCGCTCTCCGGTCGACACCCGACAATCAATCCACTGATTATCTTCCTCCACCGGTCACGAGCGGACGGTCCGTTGGATTCGAGCAGAATCGACCACACCAAACATCGTGAAAACGTGTACCCCGAAAGGTGTTAAGGAGTGGACCCCAACACTGGACAACAATCGCGGCGcgacatttttattgttccatTCCTGGAGCACACGAGTGGAAGGGATTAATGAAGACATGAAAGCGCGGAAAATTAAGCCCACGAAACGGTTGGCCTTCACCGGCCATCGCCATGCTCGCCCGCCAACTGCCGATTcactgccgccaacgaagaaAGAGGTCCCACGTAATCCGTTAGCCAATTCGTTGTTTGCGCTTGACATAAGTTACCGAtttggccggtgccggactTGAAACTTGCGGCACCCAACGGTTCAAAGCCAAGTGCAAAGACCGTGACAGCTCGTTTCAGCGCCCACCGTAAAGGTGTGCAGGAACAGGAGCATGGTAAGGGCGCAAAACGGATGACCAATTTGCTTACGGGTTGAGTTATGTTGGGACCGCAGGTCCGTCCGTTGGAGAGgaagtccggtccgggccacaCTGGTCGCAATTACCTTGCGAACGCTAGCGTCCATTTTCTCGTCTTGCGCTACCCGATCCGGTATTACAGCATCCTTCGCCGTGGCGGTGTGTGCGGAATGTCGTTAAGTGGCGCTGGGAAGCGCCACGGGGAGGGCCGCCTGAGATCGTGGCCTTGACCACCGTGGCCAGATGAATATTCTGAGTCCTACGATCGCGACCCACTATGGTCATCGCGATTGACAGACCAGCCAAACGTGAAGTGGAATtaccggcacacggcacggcacggcacggaccgACTGAAAGCAGGTTGCCCCAGATGTATCTAATAGCCGATCACAATGCGGATCCGTCGGATAGCAATTAAAACAGGATTCCGTGTGTCCGTGAGCTCGTAAGTCAGAACCGCCCGGGCTCGTTactcgccacgccacggttcTTGCGATGCAAAGTGGCCACGTTCGTGAGTCGCAACGTAACCGCCgtgggccggccggttggaGGCTGGACCCGGATGGACGAAAGTAAAAGTTGACCAGGGAACGATGTTTTGCTGTGGCTTGCTGTGTATCGTACATTAGAGGGTCGAGCTGGGCTGATCTATCGAGGCCGATAGAGAGCTACCCGCGGGTGGACCCTGCGGTCTGCCTGCCGGGAGGGTTTAATATTAATGAggcgcaaaataaaaacaatggcGATCGTTATGACGTTCGTGCAGAAAACATCGGCACGGTGGGCAGATCGTCCCGATCCCGCCCTTTGGCTACATTGTAGGTAATTATTATTTCCGTGCAACGTTATCATTAAAGTCCGGTGGTTCCCGGGACGCGTTCGATGTTAAATAATGCTTCCCGTTTGAGCTTGGCTCTCAATAGCTTGTTCATATAAaaaattggtgaaaaattTGTCAAGATGTTTTTTTGAATTTATCGAATGAAGCTAACCTTTACTGTGCTGTGACTGACGCGGAAAGTGACATCATAATTTGAAACGAGCCGTAAATAGGGCAACGTAGTAGGCTAGGGCCAGCATGCTGTTGACACCATCTGTTTCCTTAATACGATCGAGGCCAGGCCAGTGGGCCAGTGTATTGTTTCTGACTAACGCCTCCAGAAGAACATCTGTTAGTGGTATTGgctattcgttttttttttttttttcaaaatattttactgaTCATTTTCTTCGTTAAGCATTTATTATCAgttttaatcatttattttctatttcaattgttttctgttacgttatttttttaacaacatCGTGTTTTTCTATCATAAATGTcgcatgaaaaattaaaaacaaacattggcATTCGAAAGGTCAGTAATTACTCGAACTGttagttatttttgatgtgttgttttcgttctgGTCTATGTGAGGATCACATTTTAATAtcatgaaataaaataaaacaaaattcaaacaaaattaactCTTTACTACACTTATTATTAAAATGCTAAGAAGTCGAACTCCGCAAAAGAAActagttttcttcaacacaTGAGAAGTAAATCTATTTCTCTCAAACTTTATCGGCATCATTAACCTAACCACACAGCTTTCCTACAGCGGCCGGAAAATCATCCACCCACCAATCGTGGCTCtcacaaaacaaattaacCATTTTCATCGCCTCGCACTTTGtatccatccatccaccaACACCTTTCGTGCCCCGAGTTTTCCCGCCGGCGCGCTCCAAAAACAAGATCAAATGGCCGGGTGTGCATTGtgactctgtctctctgttcaTTATGCTCCGGCGTGGTGCAAAATTCACCCTCCAAAATACCCATCCACaggccggtgctggtgccaaTAATGGTTATGCCATGCAATTTACGATTGAGaaaccccggagccggagttcgaatcccgccagccagccagccagccagccagccagccaaaacAACAATGAACCGATCGCGGGATCGCGGGATCGGGAAAAGTGGGCGGAAAATGTACACCCCGAAAACACCCCAAAGCCACACGCGGAGACACGCGACTCCCAAAACCGCGACCACTTGACCTTTGGCGGCCAGAAACACCGAGCCGTCGAAGAAACGAGggcgcccgccgcccgccgagaCCGACTTGCGCGAATCTCCGCGGCATTACCGCATCGCGCGTGGAAACAATCGGCCCTCGCCGCCATCGGTTACGAGCGAGGGCTGAGAAGCGAATACcttcggctggctggcccggctCCCGCTGGGTGTCTTACGATTGTGGCATGCCAAGAGTCGATCTGAGCCCGAACGCCGGGTTTGGAGATGCGCGCACCGTGATGCCGCTGGGAAGATGCGCCACGTTCTGAGCGGCCGAGAGATAGAAAGGGACAGAGCCCAACATTCCACAGTCGTGCGGTGAATCGACCCAGGAAAACGTGCAACCTGTGCCGTAAATTTCGCCCACGACCACCAACGCAACGCGTGTTATGCGCGTGTGTGCACAAGTGTTGCGCAAGGCCCCTTCTTGGGCCGTCTTGAGCGCACGGCGGAAAACCGTCGCCAGTGCCGTAGAACAACTCGATGTCACTCGATGTTCCGCTGGGCAGgcaggcgcctccaccgacATCGAGGGCAACTTCGTTTGCATAATGAATGACTACTGGGGGGACCATAACTTCCTGCGATTCTTGGCGCTCGAGTTTAATGGGCCGTTCACATCCGGAGTTCTAGCCCGCTTCGACCGAAGCTGGCCCATTGTCCGTGGATCGCGGCTGAGGTCAACATCTTCCAGCGATGGTGAGAAAGCCCTTGAAAAGCGCCCTAAACCTCGGACGTCTCCAGAAGTGACGGGTCTTGTGATAAATATTCAACCAGCTTTAAGGGAAActtctgctctgctctgtttttttttgtacaacatctttgtttcgtttattgtTCATCTTATTTACACATAAAAtatcataaaaaaatatacaTTATGTTGCCTACCCGGGCGAATGCTGCCTCagcgtccggccggccggccgcctcGCCCGCGAGTGTCGAAGTGTCcgagagttttgttttttatggGCAATTTTTGTGCACAAAAAGTGGTTAAAAAACAAATGCCGGTCCCGGATGTGGGTTCGTTGAGAATTTCGTTAGGTCCAAAAGGTGGACGTCCAATACATGGGCGTCTCCATTTCCGCGGGATCGCGTAGCCGGCGGCCAACTGGGTCGGCAGCGGTATTCGGGTAAAAATAATGCACAATTAAAGACGGGGACGTATCGAaagtgggggggggggcagtgCTTGCACGATCACATTATCACATCGAGTGCGGAGATGCGTAGACCTTTTACGAGATTTCTGGTGAGTCCTTCGTTCCGCCGAAGGtacgtgagtgagtgagtgagtgagtgagagaccTAAGGATACACGGTCGATGGTGATAATAGCTATTAACACGAgggagacagacagacagggaGAGAATCGCTCCAATCGCCGCTCCAATGCACGTGGGTTAGTGGGTTTCCGGTTGGCAGTGCCGCCACGTCCACAGGGCTGCCAGGGTACCAGGATCTAGTGGTGATAGCTGTAGTCGTGTCCGTAGCCACTGAAGCTGGTGTAGCTCAcgtcgtggtgatggtggtgatcaAGGTGCTGTCCgagatggtggtgatgatggtggtgatcgtCGTGCACGGGGACAggaaccgcaaccggaacctTCACTGGCACGGGCACCGGTTTCTCGACCGGAATGTGCTTCTCGACCGTCACTGGGTAaggacgatcgatcggaaccttaaccggaaccgggactGGCCGCTCGACTAAATATGGGAATTTCTTCTCCACGTAATAGGGATGCGGGACCGGGACTTTCACCGGATAGGGGACGGGCTTTTCCACGTGCACCGGATATGGGCGGTCGACTGGGACATGCACTGGGTACGGGACTGGCTTCTCGACGGTATACGGGACCGGTTTTTCCACTTCTACTGGATACGGTTTTTCCACGTGCACCGGGTAAGGACGATCGACGGGGACCTTAACCTCCACCGGGACCTTCCGCTCGACTTCGTACGGCACTGGGACGGCCACTTCCACCTTCACAGGATACGGGACGTGCTTGGTAACTTCGTACGGCTGCGGGACTGGAACTTTCACAGGATACGGCACATGCTTGGTAACTTCGTACGGCTGCGGCACCAACACCTTCACGGGATAAGGACGATCGACGGGCACGTGAACCGGATACGGGACCTTTTTCTCCACTGGATACGGGGCAGGCACGTGGACCGGAACTTTTACGTATTCCTTCACGTGCACCGGGACATGCTTGACAACTTCGTAGGGCTGCGGGACTGGGACTTTCACCGCGTAGGGGACGTGTTTCTCGACTGTGTATGGGACGTGCTTGTACACTGGGTAGGGCTGTGGAATGCCCTTCAGGAGCGTGACCGTCTTCGTGACGTCCGTGTGCCCGCCGAGGAACACCCCGTGCCCGTAGTGATGGTCGTGGACATCATGGTACGCACCACCGTGGTGCCCGCCACCGATGTAACCCACGTCCAGCCCGTTAATGCCGTACCCGTAGCCCAGGTTCAGCAGACCGCGCTTGTCCAGCTTCTTCTCCAACGGCACAGCACCCTTGTCGCCGGTGGCTTCGGACTTCTTCTGCTCTGCTTCAGCGGCGGCCGCTGAAACCAGCAAAAGTGCCGACAGACAGATCTGCGGAGTCGAAACGGAGAAAGACGTTAGAACCGCAGACGCTCGTGCTTCGAACCATTCTAACTGCAGGTCCTTTTTTATGGACCGGGCCATAGTGGAACCCTACGATCGTCAACTACACTAATGAATGTCCTGTCTGAATCAAGCGAAAAAGTTCATTCAATTTGGACCACTTTTCGGGGGAGTAAACTTCCAACGGATCACCACAAACTTCACAATGTGCCGCGATGCACttgtcgaatcgaatcgaacgggcTTACTCACAAAAAACTTCATTGCGACTCAGcggacggctgctgctgctgctactcctGCTTGGCGGTGCGCAACTGTGCGGTTCCAGACACTGCACTGGATGCTGATTTGTGCTAAGTCGCCGCTTTTATACTACTTAAAACTGCGGAATCCACTTTCATTCGATTCTGTGTGCCGATCGGCGCGACGCGATcgccccgccgccgtggcGTTCGCGGTGAGTgcccgggtttttggggcggtCCTCGCGAGCCATCCCAccttcgaaacgaaaccgaaagcccgCGCTGAGCCCCCCGTGAGTGAGCCGAGTGTCTGCGAAAAGTGCGTGCGTCTACTTCGCGGTATAGCTACTACTTCGGTGAGTGCTTCGGTGAGTGCCACATAGTGTCTGGAGTGGTGGCAAAACCACGCTTCATTCATGGACCCCATGCGGGCTATCGCTCCTCGTAAacgccggtttcggtttctttatCTAGAGCACCGCGTGTGCTGTGGGAACGCCGGAAGGCCACGAAGGTTCACCCTACcacgggttcggttcggtgggctAATGTTGGACCGACCCGAACCCGATGCGACCCACCACTGCTCTAATGACTTAATTCTtctcggtgcggtgtgcgcgtTCTTCGTGCGGAGTTTTCCGATCGCGCGCGTGAGTTCCAGGAAGTGCGGGCAACGGTGCAGATGGCGCAGATAATTTCCCGCCTAGCGACGAAAATGAAACCCACCCTTTGAGTCTGCTGCCCAGACTCAGAGGACCTTGAACGGTGGTACCGTGCACCATGCAAAACTGCGATTGCAAATTCGTTGGTTTTGTTAATTGAGTTGGCCTCTGGCAGTGGGCCGTGCAGGGCCGTGGTTGTTCGGACCGGTGGTGAGAACCACGCGTTTGGGGAGGAAGTTGACTTCCTTGCGCGAGTGCTCCTCGAGTACCATACGTTGCCATATCAATCATAGGCCGAGGTTTTGGAGTGGAGCCACCCCGACAATGGTGGAGGTTCTAGTTAATTGATCAATGTTTTGTGCGAGGTAAGTGTGAACCTTGGAAAACCTTGGGCCCATGTGACCTACATCTCGCAGAACCCTTGGTCGTCGACAGGGAAATTGTGCACCGTGTGTGTTAAGTGCGTGGCAATTTGAGGTACTCGTTTTCTTCCACGCCTAATGACGTACGGCCCCCCCCAGAGTGTGCAGGGGTTCTACAGCCCGAGCCCTCGTGTAATGTGTTGGCCGGAGGTCGCGCAGTGTCTTAACCGGGTCTTCACCCGGCGAGGGATGATGATAGCATTTTAATCATTCTCAGGTAATTCACGGCGACGTCATTAGGCGTCGCCAAAGAGCCGCGATCTGTTTGACGTGACGGCAACTAGACAAGCCCTCGGCAACAATTGGCCTCAGCAAATGGCGTCTTCTTGGGTTGCTGCTTCGCGCGGCAAccttctcggctcggctgaagattgtgaaaaatgcGTGTCACGTTTAGAACACAGTTTTCTCACATTTTCTGCCTCGCGATGTTGAACAATAGATAAACCAATCATCACCAATAAATTAGGCTACCGGTGCCGAGGGCACGGACGGCGATTTGGAAAGCTACGTCATAAATTAACGTATCCGAACCCCCACCCccggctgactggctgggTGTCGTTTGTTCGCAGATCGTAAAATAGAGCGTCGTTTAGTGGGATCGGAACCTTTTTTTAAGGTTCTACACGAACGGCTTCAAGGACGAAGCCGTATTTTCCAACGCAGGCAGAAGAAAACTGAAGCACGGCTCCGTCCAACGGTCAACGTGCGTGAAGCTGGGCTCCCGTGGCcgatcagcatcatcgtcggcaGCCGGACCAATTCTCAGCCTTGGGCACTCTGCACTCTGCGCTCATTGTCGTGACAGTGCCGTGGCCCTGGGCGGTCATGTAGCGTGGTCGGCATAATTAGTTCAAGATTACCGGCACCGATTGCGATAGTCGAACGCCCGCAATGACGCCAGCGATCTCCGGCGTGAGGGTTGTTGGCGAGTGGCCCACCGAGCATAGCGGACACCTTGCGGCGGCATAATCGCATCAAGTGCCCGACAAATGACCATccataaattaattaaccaTCGTGGTTCGGTGGCCCGCTCGGCggtgtttcggtttgttttggggGTTGCCTCGGAATGTGAACTGAACTCGGTATGTTTGGCTCGGCTGTTGGCttttgcaacaacaacacaaacgcGCGGCGATGCTGAGAAACGCACTCGGTGTGACCTACTGGCAATCAGCGGCGCCAACAATCGGCTGGCGCCCAAGTGCCCGGctcgacaaacaaaacacaaaacaaggCAGCATACCTCCCGCCGTGACCCTTGACTTGGCGGCTGATTTCGATTCCATTACTCAATATATTCGGCAATCGTGCATTAAGCTGTGACCCTTCCCGTGTGAAGTCAAAAGTATGGGCGATACCGCCGGCCGGGATACCCGGAATTATGGGTTCCACAACGGCTCGACTCGGCCGACATTGGCGACGGGGCACCACGTTCTAGATCACGCTTGGGCTTCACGCTGAGAACCTCAAAGTTGGCTGGGCAAATGTCGAGCATTAAATGGCATGTGGAAAATGTGTAACGTGTCCCGGGGTCTGCAATGTTATCTCCGGTCCTGCATCAGATCACGGCACGGTGGGGCCACATACCCGGAGACCGGGGGGACGAGAAATGAATGGCCCGTTGGTATACATTAAATGGTGAGataattgtgttttgtttacacaAGAACTCACACCGAACAGCGGCGTACGTCGTGCGGTCGTGGCGAAGGGTTCAACGCTTcgagaaaagtggaaaacgtTGTATCACGAGCGTGTGGGTCTTGTTGCTGGGTGTGGTCCGGATATCGACCCTACTCGACCCAGCTGCATTAACATTTGCCTGATTAATCCGACATTAGAACACGGAAGAAACATTTGTGGTTGGTCTAAAGTAAGATTTAGCAAATGAATTACGGCAAGTGTGTCATAAATTGTCTCACCAACCGCTCGCAGAAGTCACGAGTCACATGTCACAAGTGCGCCACAATTGATAGTCCGCCCGATCGGCATAATGATGTCACCGCCGCTCGCCTTAGCCGAGACTGATTGGTGGGCGCTTCAATTCATCAAATCAAGGGACAGCATAAATTATGGTCCACGCTCGACCAGTGGCGGCAGCCAGACCATGGCATTTCGTTATCGCTCCGTTTTAGGGCATCGCCCTTCCGATGGGCGCGCTTTGGTTCGGTTGTCCCTAAAACCCTTGGACGATTATGGCGCTTCGCAAGGATGCCCGTCACCGTCCCACGCTTTATCACGCACGGACGCACGACCGATGGATGTGAGTTGACTGCATAAAGTCTTATCGGGGAGCGCCTTCGTTCACATGATCTCATTTTTCGCAACGCACGCGAACGCGATCGACTTCCAATCGCCCGAGTCGAGCCTCTACAATGTAACCGTTACGCGCCTTTGATCAGCGATACAAATAGCGGCGGAATGCGAATCGTCACACGTCGCGTCGTGGGAAAAACCTGTTCCGTTTGTGTGTCACCGCGAAGCCGAATAGTGTTCCGGtaaagtgaaattgaaaattaatacAACAACATTCGAATGGGACTAGCAGAGGGACGGTGGTCGTAGTGATCCAACCACGGCCGGCTCGACAAATTTACGGCCAGTGATGAGTACATTCATCATCTCGTTCCAAGATACAGGGACAAGATAATGAACGAGAGCGTGCCAAAGTACGTCGATGATACACGATACAGGAGGCCGCAGACGTGGTGCGATACAAGCATGAAATGATTTAATCTTCTTCCACTTCGGAGGCAGACGCTCTCGGAACCCGTCTCGAACCCGGTGGTTGCAGAAGTATGCTTGAAGAAGTGCTGCCGGTCGAGTGGGAACTTGAAGCCGGGCCGAGAGAACAGATCGGCCCTAATGGAGCGCACGATCGCTACGAAGCAGCGCTCAGTTTCCTCACCCCCGATCGGTGGGATCACATTTTCTTGCCCAACTTTCCGGCCCCGTTGCGGTTGATAATAACACGCTTTCGACTGTTTATGACAAGGCatcaaaaatatttgaaagCTCCGAATGTAAATACGAAATCATTGCGTTTGCTTGCAGCTTGGTCGACGATGGCTTGATGGCTTGAATtcttaaaacaaaatcatcatttattgtaatgaaatgaaagtttTCGCTTCAGCTCGACTTGAATCGATATTCAATTTAAGGAGCATAATTGTTTTGAAACGAAACCGTTACATTCGAGTTCGCTTGTCCGGTGTTCGCAGGGGTCATAATGCACTGCATTGCAACGTACTGCCGCCGGCATCGATCGCATAAAAGGAGCCTCGTTCGCTCGCCTGCTGGGGGTGGATGTGTTGTGAAACCGTCCTCAGCTCCCGAGTGGTCTGTATTTATTCGATGCACTCGAATCGAACGACCCGGTGTCCCCTGCCGGGTCTATCCGGGCTCGGTATGTTCTGATCGCACCgtaccgtcgccgccgccgccgccgtttgggTTTCTTTCCCGGCCAACCACAGCCCGGGAAGGGTCTTGCATGCGTCATGCACTATGCTCGGGCCGCACATGTGTGTTgccatcctgctgctgctgttgtccgGGCCGTTGTCGCGTCGCGATGCAGCACAGTTGCATCACTCCGACTCGGCTTGACGCCAACGACCACGGCCGGCTCGGTTTTCGGTACGTCGGTACGGTTTCGCGGTAAGTCAATTACAGTCAAGCTGCAGACGAACGATTTCATCATCTgcgaagcgacgaacccgcccggggggggctTTCTGGCTGTCGCTTGTCACCCCGCCTGCCTGCCATCCCGGCTGCCCTctgggaaacggaaacacagAAGTTGTTCACTTATTTATGACACTCATCCCACCTCCTCGCCGGCGATGAATATGCGCTTCTcgaaaaaaatgtattaataaaataattatcatGCAACCGGAGCCGGCCATCGAACCATTAGTATTCCGCCCGGGCCGCATGCATGATTGATTATTTATGCAtctttcaccgaccgaccgacggcctgtcgtcgtcgtcgtcgtgccggtGACGAAGATGGCTTACCGGTCACGCTGCAACCTTCACCGCCCCGACCAGTTCCGACTCCGAAAGGCTTGCCCTACTTGCGTGGCCGATCTTGCGGCAAGCGCACTTCTTTATCtggcccacccggcccggttcaAAGATAAGACGTCACAAAATTCGCCAAACGCAGCGCACATAAAACATCCACGGAAGTGCAATAAATCTCACCGTACCAGTATCAGTTTACGAGGAAAGCGAAgggggccggccgccggacagACGATCGCCGCACGTTCGTGCATTGCATAACCGCGGAATGACACAGTTTTGCGCGCGAATCGCCCGAGGATCGCCGGACTTTTGTCGGATTTGTTGGGCTCGTTGCGGGGGACACCTTTGCAAAAAACATTACAATAACTCTTTTCGGTTCCATCGGGCTTTCGGAGGGTGCTTCTGTGCTGTGCGGTCGGCTGCCATTCTTCggggcgatcgatcggaccgCAAGGTGAATGACAAAATTAATGGCGGAGTGGACTACAGCGGAGTGGACTACAGCGCATTTGTCAGCGGCCCACAAATCATACCATCTGGGTCTGGACACTTTTGTTCTGTCCTTAAGCTAATAAACGAGCCGAGCACTGTGTACCGAACTCTGAACATTACTTCCAACTGATTCAGAGGTCTGTTCGACAGATCATGCAGGCGGCCGGCAGTCTG
It includes:
- the LOC128272098 gene encoding uncharacterized protein LOC128272098 produces the protein MKFFICLSALLLVSAAAAEAEQKKSEATGDKGAVPLEKKLDKRGLLNLGYGYGINGLDVGYIGGGHHGGAYHDVHDHHYGHGVFLGGHTDVTKTVTLLKGIPQPYPVYKHVPYTVEKHVPYAVKVPVPQPYEVVKHVPVHVKEYVKVPVHVPAPYPVEKKVPYPVHVPVDRPYPVKVLVPQPYEVTKHVPYPVKVPVPQPYEVTKHVPYPVKVEVAVPVPYEVERKVPVEVKVPVDRPYPVHVEKPYPVEVEKPVPYTVEKPVPYPVHVPVDRPYPVHVEKPVPYPVKVPVPHPYYVEKKFPYLVERPVPVPVKVPIDRPYPVTVEKHIPVEKPVPVPVKVPVAVPVPVHDDHHHHHHHLGQHLDHHHHHDVSYTSFSGYGHDYSYHH